The following proteins are co-located in the Carassius auratus strain Wakin chromosome 7, ASM336829v1, whole genome shotgun sequence genome:
- the LOC113106061 gene encoding bromodomain-containing protein 7-like produces the protein MMGKKHKKHKSEKHTHDERPLKLVLKVAGNEVTTGSPSLESVYDDSVDYDKHKDKKKKKKKKDEKDRASPPVSPADKKKKMTKKRKGPDSVHPDWDEQSRTPARSDVSQDKPLTPSLARMEEKEQTPLQEALSQLIRQLQRKDPSAFFSFPVTDLIAPAYSLIIKRPMDFSTMKEKVKKEQYQSLEELKLDFKVMCENAMIYNKPETIYYKAAKKLLHSGMKILSTERLDSLKQSIEFMAGLQTSSRHSAEDGEDEGGTSDAAKENSSVMDTSDNSQSPRVGNKDTPSRDSKDDAKSQAEKELEEIKKMVEDSEGKLSNRSLQCELEFERRKSDGSTTLGIVNPADLSAGDPGYCPVKLGMMGGRLQTGINTLQGFKEDKRNMVTPVAYMNYCPFSSYAPTYDSSFANISKEDSDLIYSFYGEDSSQPESESIADYLAKSEEHMSRLADNVLDALTSGEHSRQLKETETDNVPTEETAEKVDATDDAEVVVSEPSSGDSVTALGSLGLNPDLLPENSDSEGPEHFQQKLDETTVLLRELQKVQKERLSAKQPPNIICLLAPTAKELQLAEKVTGNLAQLTSQVTPGDVCSVYGIRKAMGISLPNHTAQDSFIHLTTVGDMTEPMEGVC, from the exons ATGATGGGCAAAAAGCACAAGAAACACAAATCAGAGAAGCACACACACGATG AGCGTCCTCTGAAGCTGGTGTTGAAAGTGGCTGGGAATGAGGTCACCACCGGCAGCCCTAGCCTCGAGAGCGTTTACGACGACTCTGTAGATTACGACAAacacaaagacaagaaaaagaagaagaaaaagaaggacGAGAAGGACAGAGCCAGTCCTCCAGTGTCACCGGCTGACAAAAAGAAAAAG ATGACCAAAAAAAGGAAGGGCCCAGACTCTGTGCATCCAGACTGGGATGAGCAGAGCAGAACTCCTGCTCGCTCCGACGTGTCCCAGGACAAGCCCCTCACTCCCTCACTTGCCAGAATGGAAG AAAAAGAGCAGACGCCTCTACAGGAAGCTCTGAGTCAGCTCATTCGACAGCTCCAGAG GAAGGACCCAAGTGCGTTCTTCTCATTTCCTGTGACAGACCTGATCGCTCCAGCGTACTCTCTCATTATAAAGAGACCCATGGACTTCAGCACTATGAAGGAGAAAGTGAAGAAGGAGCAATACCAGTCACTTGAGGAGCTCAAG CTGGATTTCAAAGTGATGTGTGAGAATGCTATGATCTACAACAAACCAGAGACCATTTACTACAAAGCTGCAAAGAAACTCCTTCACTCCGGAATGAAGATCTTGAGCACG GAGAGACTGGACAGTTTGAAACAGAGCATCGAGTTCATGGCTGGCCTGCAGACATCCAGCAGGCATTCAGCAGAAGATGGAGAGGATGAGGGCGGGACATCAGACGCTGCCAAAGAGAACTCCTCTGTTATGGACACAAGTGACAACTCCCAATCACCCCGTGTCGGGAACAAAGATACGCCAAG CAGGGACAGTAAAGATGATGCTAAGAGCCAAGCAGAGAAAGAGCTGGAGGAGATCAAGAAGATGGTTGAGGATTCTGAAGGGAAACTCTCAAACAGAAGCCTGCAGTGTGAG CTGGAGTTTGAGAGGAGGAAGTCTGATGGTTCAACCACTCTGGGCATTGTGAACCCCGCCGACCTGAGCGCTGGAG ATCCAGGATACTGCCCAGTCAAATTGGGCATGATGGGAGGGAGACTGCAGACTGGAATCAACACCCTTCAGGGTTTCAAAGAGGACAAGAGAAACATGGTCACTCCAG TTGCCTATATGAATTACTGCCCATTCAGCTCATATGCTCCTACATATGACTCCAGTTTTGCCAATATCAGCAAAGAGGACTCTGATCTCATTTACTCCTTCTATGGAGAGGACAGCAGTCAGCCAGAATCtgaaag CATTGCAGATTACCTGGCTAAATCGGAGGAACACATGAGCAGGTTGGCAGATAATGTATTGGACGCTTTGACCAGTGGAGAGCACTCAAGACAGCTGAAAGAGACAGAAACC GATAATGTGCCCACGGAGGAGACTGCAGAGAAAGTAGACGCAACAGATGATGCTGAG GTTGTTGTGTCAGAGCCCAGCAGTGGTGACAGTGTGACGGCTCTTGGTTCTTTGGGTTTGAATCCTGACCTGCTTCCTGAGAACTCCGACTCGGAAG GACCAGAGCATTTCCAGCAGAAGCTGGATGAGACGACAGTGTTGCTGAGGGAGCTGCAGAAGGTTCAGAAAGAAAGATTGAGCGCTAAACAGCCACCAAACATCATCTGCCTACTGGCGCCTACTGCTAAAGAGCTGCAGCTtg CGGAGAAAGTTACAGGTAACCTGGCGCAGCTGACCAGTCAGGTGACCCCTGGTGATGTGTGCAGTGTGTACGGTATCAGAAAGGCCATGGGGATCTCGCTACCTAACCATACTGCACAGGACTCGTTCATACACCTGACCACAG TGGGAGATATGACTGAACCCATGGAGGGAGtgtgttga
- the adcy7 gene encoding adenylate cyclase type 7 isoform X2 — protein sequence MPAKGKYLLNEQMLKQEALYRKFSGISQYQPFVLLLGLSMLTCATLLVLFFSLKLDAKIHGVFVGVVGGALCLFLAVFILMCTETLSQRWRTLLGLAVWATHLTMGFTFIFSTGSEIPIQPWDQVPFFLFIIITVYTMLPFQMSYAVALSIISSLSHIIVLSVYIKVGGIPRNLTSHHITNQLLSNAVVFVCGSMVGAFHKVLMEKALMQTFQDTLRCLGIRMKLEIEKRQQENLLQSVLPVYISMKMKLAIMERCKCKDREEQQRMVRDNNFHSLYVKRHENVSILYADIVGFTRLASDCSPKELVIMLNELFGKFDQIAKENECMRIKILGDCYYCVSGLPVSLPNHAKNCVKMGLDMCEAIKQVREATGVDINMRVGVHSGNVLCGVIGLRKWQFDVWSHDVTLANHMESGGLPGRVHITEATLKHLNRAYEVEEGNGHLRDPYLKELNVKTYLVIDPRSKDSSLMAPNVTKPRDGLKMRASVRMTRFLESWGAVKPFAHLQSREEFSTDAMVNGKGRCKDIPLRPVQTKITERNKSQKTKFDEELHDKMTTTINDLSSSKHWVKSEETSGLTMWFTKRDLEKQYRTIEMPSFKYYIGCATLIFLCIFIIQMFVTQQRKNLGLAFAVLACVLLLILCICFAGHIQRMFPEKLKSCTWLSALSEAVVKRPFMRLPLATVATAVIVIIAMFNFYFKNTENVCHTLQQNISINPNSTVHDLSYLPYSVYNCILALIACGVFLRVSFELKVAYLFIVSTISYIIIFYSRENLFSSYNWLLYSNHSCVDVSLMLGNAGLMKHPQLMSCIYITLFFFTMLLISRQNEYCCRQDFLLKNKNLADKEEVELCENLNRLLLENVLPAHVAALFVGENKKNEDLYYKSYDCVCVMFASVPDFKEFYTECDINKEGLECLRLLNEIIADFDELLSKPKFSGVEKIKTIGSTYMSAAGLSGPPEQSSQDRERQNAQIGNMVEFAIALIGKLDGINRHSFNTFRLRVGINHGPVIAGVIGARKPQYDIWGNTVNVASRMESTGELGKIQVTEETSDVLQKLGYSCECRGLINVKGKGELKTFFVCTDSSKQQGIGLS from the exons gatGCAAAGATCCATGGCGTATTTGTGGGAGTTGTGGGAGGAGCGTTGTGTTTGTTTCTGGCTGTGTTTATACTAATGTGTACAGAGACCCTCTCTCAGAGATGGAGAACTTTACTTGGCCTTGCCGTGTGGGCCACACACCTCACAATGGGATTCACCTTTATTTTCAGCACAGGATCCGAAATACCAATACAACCATGGGACCAG GTGCCCttcttcctcttcatcatcattaCAGTCTACACAATGCTGCCATTCCAGATGAGCTATGCTGTGGCCCTGAGTATCATCTCCTCTCTGTCTCACATCATTGTTCTTTCAGTGTACATCAAAGTGGGTGGGATACCCCGCAATCTCACCAGTCACCACATCACCAATCAG TTGCTGTCAAATGCTGTGGTGTTTGTTTGTGGAAGTATGGTTGGTGCATTTCATAAGGTTCTGATGGAGAAAGCGCTCATGCAGACATTTCAGGATACTCTTCGCTGCCTTGGCATTCGCATGAAACTGGAGATTGAGAAGAGACAGCAG gaaAACCTTTTACAGTCAGTGCTTCCTGTGTACATCTCCATGAAGATGAAGTTGGCCATAATGGAGCGCTGCAAGTGTAAAGATAGAGAGGAACAGCAGCGTATGGTCCGTGACAACAACTTCCACAGTCTTTATGTGAAGAGACATGAGAACGTCAG CATCCTATATGCTGACATCGTGGGTTTCACACGTTTGGCCAGTGACTGTTCTCCTAAGGAGCTTGTGATTATGCTGAATGAACTTTTTGGGAAATTTGACCAGATTGCAAAA GAGAATGAGTGTATGCGGATCAAAATTCTTGGTGACTGTTATTACTGTGTGTCTGGCCTCCCTGTTTCCCTGCCAAATCATGCCAAAAACTGTGTTAAGATGGGCCTGGATATGTGCGAAGCCATCAA GCAGGTGCGTGAGGCCACGGGTGTGGATATAAACATGCGAGTAGGTGTGCACTCTGGAAACGTCCTCTGTGGTGTGATTGGCCTACGGAAATGGCAGTTTGATGTGTGGTCACATGATGTCACCCTAGCCAATCATATGGAGTCAGGTGGATTACCAGG ACGAGTTCACATCACAGAGGCGACTCTGAAGCACTTGAACAGAGCGTATGAGGTGGAGGAGGGGAATGGTCACCTGAGAGACCCCTACCTTAAAGAGCTTAACGTCAAGACGTACCTGGTCATAGACCCGCGG tCAAAAGACTCATCACTGATGGCTCCCAATGTCACCAAGCCTCGTGATGGTTTGAAGATGCGAGCATCTGTGCGTATGACACGCTTCCTGGAGTCGTGGGGGGCTGTCAAACCTTTTGCCCATCTGCAGAGCCGCGAGGAATTCAGCACAGATGCGATGGTCAATGGAAAGGGTCGCTGCAAG GATATCCCTCTTAGACCAGTACAGACCAAAATTACTGAAAG GAATAAATCACAGAAGACTAAGTTTGACGAGGAACTTCATGACAAGATGACCACCACCATCAATGATTTGAGCTCCAGCAA GCACTGGGTGAAGTCTGAAGAGACCTCCGGCCTCACAATGTGGTTTACTAAAAGAGACCTGGAAAAGCAG TACAGGACTATAGAGATGCCAAGTTTTAAATACTACATTGGCTGTGCCACCTTAATCTTTTTATGCATCTTCATCATCCAGATGTTTGTTACCCAGCA gcGTAAAAATCTGGGGCTGGCGTTTGCGGTGTTGGCGTGTGTTCTGCTTTTGATTCTGTGCATCTGTTTTGCAGGTCATATACAG AGGATGTTTCCAGAGAAGTTAAAATCATGTACGTGGCTCTCGGCTCTTTCAGAAGCAGTGGTTAAGAGACCTTTTATGCGCCTCCCATTGGCAACCGTGGCCACCGCAGTCATAGTCATCATCGCCATGTTCAacttt tattttaaaaacacagaGAATGTATGCCACACTCTGCAACAAAATATCAGCATCAATCCTAATTCTACTGTACATGACCTTTCATATTTGCCT TATtctgtatataattgtatattggCATTGATTGCCTGTGGCGTGTTCTTGAGGGTGAGTTTTGAGCTGAAGGTGGCCTACCTCTTCATCGTCTCTACCATTTCCTACATCATCATCTTCTACTCTCGGGAAAATCTCTTCAGCAGCTACAACTGGCTGCTGTACAGTAACCACAGCTG TGTGGATGTCAGTTTGATGCTGGGCAATGCAGGACTTATGAAGCACCCACAGCTCATGAGCTGCATCTACATCACACTGTTCTTCTTTACCATGCTGCTCATATCCCGCCAG aATGAGTACTGCTGTCGTCAGGACTTCCTGTTGAAGAACAAGAACCTGGCCGATAAGGAAGAAGTCGAGCTGTGCGAAAACCTGAACCGTCTCCTTCTGGAGAATGTTCTCCCTGCACACGTGGCCGCTCTCTTCGTGGGCGAGAACAAAAAGAATGAG GACCTGTACTATAAGTCATATGACTGTGTATGTGTGATGTTTGCCTCGGTGCCAGACTTCAAAGAGTTCTACACTGAGTGTGACATAAATAAAGAAGGACTGGAGTGTTTGAGGCTCCTCAATGAGATCATCGCCGACTTTGATGAG TTGCTGTCTAAGCCCAAGTTCAGTGGTGTGGAGAAGATTAAAACCATCGGGAGCACGTACATGTCTGCTGCAGGACTGAGTGGACCTCCAGAACAAAGCAGCCAG GACCGTGAGAGGCAAAATGCTCAGATAGGAAACATGGTGGAATTCGCCATTGCTCTGATCGGCAAGCTGGACGGCATCAACAGACACTCCTTCAACACGTTCAGGCTTCGTGTTG GTATAAACCATGGCCCAGTGATTGCAGGGGTGATTGGAGCCAGGAAACCACAGTATGATATCTGGGGAAACACTGTGAATGTTGCCAGCCGGATGGAAAGCACCGGAGAGCTGGGTAAAATACAG GTGACAGAGGAGACGTCTGATGTCCTGCAGAAGCTGGGCTATTCATGTGAGTGTCGTGGCCTGATCAATGTGAAGGGCAAAGGAGAGCTCAAAACCTTCTTTGTGTGCACAGATTCCAGCAAACAGCAGGGCATCGGTCTGAGCTGA
- the adcy7 gene encoding adenylate cyclase type 7 isoform X1, translating to MPAKGKYLLNEQMLKQEALYRKFSGISQYQPFVLLLGLSMLTCATLLVLFFSLKLDAKIHGVFVGVVGGALCLFLAVFILMCTETLSQRWRTLLGLAVWATHLTMGFTFIFSTGSEIPIQPWDQVPFFLFIIITVYTMLPFQMSYAVALSIISSLSHIIVLSVYIKVGGIPRNLTSHHITNQLLSNAVVFVCGSMVGAFHKVLMEKALMQTFQDTLRCLGIRMKLEIEKRQQENLLQSVLPVYISMKMKLAIMERCKCKDREEQQRMVRDNNFHSLYVKRHENVSILYADIVGFTRLASDCSPKELVIMLNELFGKFDQIAKENECMRIKILGDCYYCVSGLPVSLPNHAKNCVKMGLDMCEAIKQVREATGVDINMRVGVHSGNVLCGVIGLRKWQFDVWSHDVTLANHMESGGLPGRVHITEATLKHLNRAYEVEEGNGHLRDPYLKELNVKTYLVIDPRSKDSSLMAPNVTKPRDGLKMRASVRMTRFLESWGAVKPFAHLQSREEFSTDAMVNGKGRCKDIPLRPVQTKITESFDESLEEPFSLPAPSLSTYKNKSQKTKFDEELHDKMTTTINDLSSSKHWVKSEETSGLTMWFTKRDLEKQYRTIEMPSFKYYIGCATLIFLCIFIIQMFVTQQRKNLGLAFAVLACVLLLILCICFAGHIQRMFPEKLKSCTWLSALSEAVVKRPFMRLPLATVATAVIVIIAMFNFYFKNTENVCHTLQQNISINPNSTVHDLSYLPYSVYNCILALIACGVFLRVSFELKVAYLFIVSTISYIIIFYSRENLFSSYNWLLYSNHSCVDVSLMLGNAGLMKHPQLMSCIYITLFFFTMLLISRQNEYCCRQDFLLKNKNLADKEEVELCENLNRLLLENVLPAHVAALFVGENKKNEDLYYKSYDCVCVMFASVPDFKEFYTECDINKEGLECLRLLNEIIADFDELLSKPKFSGVEKIKTIGSTYMSAAGLSGPPEQSSQDRERQNAQIGNMVEFAIALIGKLDGINRHSFNTFRLRVGINHGPVIAGVIGARKPQYDIWGNTVNVASRMESTGELGKIQVTEETSDVLQKLGYSCECRGLINVKGKGELKTFFVCTDSSKQQGIGLS from the exons gatGCAAAGATCCATGGCGTATTTGTGGGAGTTGTGGGAGGAGCGTTGTGTTTGTTTCTGGCTGTGTTTATACTAATGTGTACAGAGACCCTCTCTCAGAGATGGAGAACTTTACTTGGCCTTGCCGTGTGGGCCACACACCTCACAATGGGATTCACCTTTATTTTCAGCACAGGATCCGAAATACCAATACAACCATGGGACCAG GTGCCCttcttcctcttcatcatcattaCAGTCTACACAATGCTGCCATTCCAGATGAGCTATGCTGTGGCCCTGAGTATCATCTCCTCTCTGTCTCACATCATTGTTCTTTCAGTGTACATCAAAGTGGGTGGGATACCCCGCAATCTCACCAGTCACCACATCACCAATCAG TTGCTGTCAAATGCTGTGGTGTTTGTTTGTGGAAGTATGGTTGGTGCATTTCATAAGGTTCTGATGGAGAAAGCGCTCATGCAGACATTTCAGGATACTCTTCGCTGCCTTGGCATTCGCATGAAACTGGAGATTGAGAAGAGACAGCAG gaaAACCTTTTACAGTCAGTGCTTCCTGTGTACATCTCCATGAAGATGAAGTTGGCCATAATGGAGCGCTGCAAGTGTAAAGATAGAGAGGAACAGCAGCGTATGGTCCGTGACAACAACTTCCACAGTCTTTATGTGAAGAGACATGAGAACGTCAG CATCCTATATGCTGACATCGTGGGTTTCACACGTTTGGCCAGTGACTGTTCTCCTAAGGAGCTTGTGATTATGCTGAATGAACTTTTTGGGAAATTTGACCAGATTGCAAAA GAGAATGAGTGTATGCGGATCAAAATTCTTGGTGACTGTTATTACTGTGTGTCTGGCCTCCCTGTTTCCCTGCCAAATCATGCCAAAAACTGTGTTAAGATGGGCCTGGATATGTGCGAAGCCATCAA GCAGGTGCGTGAGGCCACGGGTGTGGATATAAACATGCGAGTAGGTGTGCACTCTGGAAACGTCCTCTGTGGTGTGATTGGCCTACGGAAATGGCAGTTTGATGTGTGGTCACATGATGTCACCCTAGCCAATCATATGGAGTCAGGTGGATTACCAGG ACGAGTTCACATCACAGAGGCGACTCTGAAGCACTTGAACAGAGCGTATGAGGTGGAGGAGGGGAATGGTCACCTGAGAGACCCCTACCTTAAAGAGCTTAACGTCAAGACGTACCTGGTCATAGACCCGCGG tCAAAAGACTCATCACTGATGGCTCCCAATGTCACCAAGCCTCGTGATGGTTTGAAGATGCGAGCATCTGTGCGTATGACACGCTTCCTGGAGTCGTGGGGGGCTGTCAAACCTTTTGCCCATCTGCAGAGCCGCGAGGAATTCAGCACAGATGCGATGGTCAATGGAAAGGGTCGCTGCAAG GATATCCCTCTTAGACCAGTACAGACCAAAATTACTGAAAG CTTTGATGAGTCTCTTGAGGAGCCCTTCAGTTTACCCGCTCCTTCCTTGAGCACATATAA GAATAAATCACAGAAGACTAAGTTTGACGAGGAACTTCATGACAAGATGACCACCACCATCAATGATTTGAGCTCCAGCAA GCACTGGGTGAAGTCTGAAGAGACCTCCGGCCTCACAATGTGGTTTACTAAAAGAGACCTGGAAAAGCAG TACAGGACTATAGAGATGCCAAGTTTTAAATACTACATTGGCTGTGCCACCTTAATCTTTTTATGCATCTTCATCATCCAGATGTTTGTTACCCAGCA gcGTAAAAATCTGGGGCTGGCGTTTGCGGTGTTGGCGTGTGTTCTGCTTTTGATTCTGTGCATCTGTTTTGCAGGTCATATACAG AGGATGTTTCCAGAGAAGTTAAAATCATGTACGTGGCTCTCGGCTCTTTCAGAAGCAGTGGTTAAGAGACCTTTTATGCGCCTCCCATTGGCAACCGTGGCCACCGCAGTCATAGTCATCATCGCCATGTTCAacttt tattttaaaaacacagaGAATGTATGCCACACTCTGCAACAAAATATCAGCATCAATCCTAATTCTACTGTACATGACCTTTCATATTTGCCT TATtctgtatataattgtatattggCATTGATTGCCTGTGGCGTGTTCTTGAGGGTGAGTTTTGAGCTGAAGGTGGCCTACCTCTTCATCGTCTCTACCATTTCCTACATCATCATCTTCTACTCTCGGGAAAATCTCTTCAGCAGCTACAACTGGCTGCTGTACAGTAACCACAGCTG TGTGGATGTCAGTTTGATGCTGGGCAATGCAGGACTTATGAAGCACCCACAGCTCATGAGCTGCATCTACATCACACTGTTCTTCTTTACCATGCTGCTCATATCCCGCCAG aATGAGTACTGCTGTCGTCAGGACTTCCTGTTGAAGAACAAGAACCTGGCCGATAAGGAAGAAGTCGAGCTGTGCGAAAACCTGAACCGTCTCCTTCTGGAGAATGTTCTCCCTGCACACGTGGCCGCTCTCTTCGTGGGCGAGAACAAAAAGAATGAG GACCTGTACTATAAGTCATATGACTGTGTATGTGTGATGTTTGCCTCGGTGCCAGACTTCAAAGAGTTCTACACTGAGTGTGACATAAATAAAGAAGGACTGGAGTGTTTGAGGCTCCTCAATGAGATCATCGCCGACTTTGATGAG TTGCTGTCTAAGCCCAAGTTCAGTGGTGTGGAGAAGATTAAAACCATCGGGAGCACGTACATGTCTGCTGCAGGACTGAGTGGACCTCCAGAACAAAGCAGCCAG GACCGTGAGAGGCAAAATGCTCAGATAGGAAACATGGTGGAATTCGCCATTGCTCTGATCGGCAAGCTGGACGGCATCAACAGACACTCCTTCAACACGTTCAGGCTTCGTGTTG GTATAAACCATGGCCCAGTGATTGCAGGGGTGATTGGAGCCAGGAAACCACAGTATGATATCTGGGGAAACACTGTGAATGTTGCCAGCCGGATGGAAAGCACCGGAGAGCTGGGTAAAATACAG GTGACAGAGGAGACGTCTGATGTCCTGCAGAAGCTGGGCTATTCATGTGAGTGTCGTGGCCTGATCAATGTGAAGGGCAAAGGAGAGCTCAAAACCTTCTTTGTGTGCACAGATTCCAGCAAACAGCAGGGCATCGGTCTGAGCTGA